The following is a genomic window from Nymphaea colorata isolate Beijing-Zhang1983 chromosome 3, ASM883128v2, whole genome shotgun sequence.
CTCCTTAAATGTTCTTACTACCAAACGACCCTTTATGACACATAACGTAATAGTGCATATAACAAAAGCCTGATAACTGAAATAAAATATCTGCCGTTTATCATTCTCACATCAGAATAAAGAGGGGAAGGCCAAGATATATAATCGGGAAATGATATCTTTGCCACTGTAGAGACTGGGCGATCTAGCTTTTTTGGTTTCACTTGCTGCATGCAAAATTTGTAGTGtaattttttcaaacttgtttgCTGTAACAACTACATTTGACATGATCTACAAGAATTTCAAAGCTAGATAGCATAACAATATTCATAATATATTTGCAAATTTCCATATAATTTGAAGGCCTAGTCATGTTATTATCCACGTAATCTCATACATAATTTAAGTAACAATTCGACATTGAGAATGAGAGTTACATTTAAACTATCTGCACTTTCGTTGAAGCAACTGATGACAGGCAGCGTGATCAATGAGACTTACATGTAAGTAACTTAGTTAAAAAGTCATTGCGCGTTCAATCCGATAGACGGAAAAAGCAATTTAGATTGTTACGATGTCCGAGCTATTAGCTTTTATTAATCTTTTACACGAAATGCAATAACCTTCTTTAAAGTGGAAGTGAGTACCTATATATTCACATGGTTCTCAAGCGTGATGGTAAAAATCAAAAGACTGAGgagatgtgtttgtgtgtgATGTGAAATTGTTTTGTGAAATTTCTTTGAGAAAttatcttttaatttctttctaagggtaaaataatctttttaaaTATATCTTGACATTGTTTATTCATGAATGATATGTTTGTgatcttttttttatgaactCAAGCAAATACCTATAATTTCTTACACATTAAGTAGTTATTTGTAAGTATGACAAAAATTTGTTGAGACCAAATTATACATCTATTTAGAAATGATAGACCTCTTCGTTTCCACCGATCTTTGGCTCTGTACAGCATTTGCCCACACATTACCCACACCTATGTTTGGAAAAATCTAATAATCCTATAGTTTAGAGGTAATTATATcataagagagaaatgaaaaaaaaatatagaacttagatttgaaaatgaattttttaataagcTTCCGTCTTGGAAAGAGAAACCTTTACGTATAAGAAACCTACGCCCCTAAAATAAATAATTGGATAGGGAATAGGGATGCTTCTGATTAAAGAttatcttgctttttttttttaaaaaaaaaaaacttttccaaTTTGACAactttaaactattttttagaaaaaatatgttcattttttgaatgGTACGTAAGTGGCAGGAgcgttttttattatttcaaattCATACGTGTATTTGTCAAAATTTCACAAGAAAGTTTGGGCCGTTTATTTCTAAAAGATTAATGTGAAGTTATACAAGCTTTGAATCATAAGAACTACGAGTCTTCAGGTGCTGATACTTAAAACCGATGTAAAATGTATCAAACAAGACCTGCCCCGTATCCAACCCGGTTGGGATCCATCTCATATTTTCTGCCCACTCTGATCCAGTTTCGGTGCCACTGAATAACCGGACCCGGTAGCTGTATCCGGATCCAGATAAGCATATTCCCGGGTTGCCGTTATCCAAGGAGAATTCGCATATACCCGTCCGTTCTCCAGCCGTTTCGTATATACTTCATTACTTCTTGCTACACATTCGTTAGCTGTAATTCCTAAAAATAAAGCCTGACATCCGCATTTGCCATTTGTCATATAGTTTTGCGGGTTACCAAATTTATCCCTTGATTTTCCAATTATTCCAAAAAATTACACCGAAAGGTTTCTTCCCCTTCACATTTGAGTGCTTCAGCAGTTACCTCAGCATCAACAAAATGATTTAAAAGGCCCATCAAAATGATACCTGTCGCTTCCCTCTTCCTCGATTcccgctctctctctatctctctctgtgGCAAAACGCCAAAACCCTAGAGAGTGACGGGGGAGGGCGAGTGCAGGGGAGATGGAAATCTTGATCCCTGTCTTTCTGGGTTTCCTTCTCCTGTACACCTTCTCCTACGGCGTGATTTTCCGGCGACGGAGCAACCTCGCCGTCCGGGCGGAGTCGGCCAGCTGCGTCATCTCGCTCGCTCACGGCACCCCGGTTGCCGTCATGGCTGCCCGCtccctcctccaccaccaggaACGGCTGCCTTCTTCCTTTGCCGCTGCCAATACACCCTTCCAGAACGAAGTGCTCGACTTCAGCCTCGCCTACTTCTCCACTGACCTTCTCCACTACGTCCTCTTCCACCCCGACGACGTCCTCTTCATTGCCCACCATCTCGCCACCGGTTTCGTCCTCGCTACCTGCCGCTACCTCGTCTCTCACGGCGCCTGCGCCGTCCTCGGCCTCCTCCTCCTCGCCGAGGTCACCAGCTTCTGTCAGAACGTCTGGACGCTCGCCAGGGCTCGCCGAGGTGAGTCTGCCTTCGCCCGCAAGCTCTGCGATCTCCTCTCTCCTCCGTTCTACGTCTACTATTCCGTCGTCAGGGGGATCATCGCCCCGATCTTTACCTACAAAATGGGGGCGTTCTATCTTAGTGGGAAGGCCGACGGCGTGATCCCTCGGTGGTTATGTTGGTCTTGGATGATTGTTGTGGTCACGGCCATTGCGGTGAGCATCTTGTGGATATCTAATCTCTGGGCGGAACTGTATCAAAAGAGGGTTTCCAGGTTGAAATTGGAGGCCTGTGTTTCTGATTCACGTTCTGAGTTGGAATCGGTGAAGAAGGTTAGGTAAGAGGATACAGCATAAACGATTTtggggaagagaaaaagcaGTCGTTTGCATAAAAGAATTGGATTTGGAGGTCATCGGGAAGAGGGGGTATCAACGAActgcaatgagaaaaaaaaacctgatctttttcttaaaaaaaaaaaaacttgagggTGGGGGGATTCTGATTTCTCCGGTGGCAGGAGGATCGTGATTTGCAGCTGCAGTGGGCAATTGCTAGTTTCGCCGCTATTTGcgtaaataataataaaatatattgttcAATTGGTAGATGGTTTAGTGTTTATATGATACAAGGAAGAACGGCCACAATCTTTAATGGCTGAAATGGTGCAGTATGGATTGAGGGTACAGTCCTTAGAATGGAGCTTAATTGGTGCTGTTAGAAGTGTGAAAATAAAGAGATTCACATTTTATATGTTCAATTACTTCCAAAAGGATGCATTTggttctctctatctctatctgtCGCTAGCACATATCTTCACGGCGCCATATGACGTGAAATTCTGCTTTATACATTTGGGAGTGTAAAGTTTTTTAACCTTCAGTTGAATAAATTTGCGTTTAGTAGTGTCTCTTCTTTCGGAGCACATTCCTGCTCTGCGATATGTTCCAAGCTTCTTAGTCTTCGTTCTGCACTATGATCTGAATTCTGAAAATTCTTTGACCTCAAACTGACTGAATTTATCATTCGTGTGGTAcatctttaaaatttttgctattgtttttcctttcatcttgtccttctctcttttagatttttttgttTCGCTTGCATTTCTTGTCACCTTTTTCTTCCCACTTGAGTCGAGACTTTCACAAAACAAGAACAATGCACTTGCGGAAGATGATTTCGCTATCTCACTAGAGGTCCACATCATTATCCCCACCCTTAACATTTTTGATTTGAATCTTTCTGTGATCTGAACAATGAAACGGaatgaaacttgattttgataGGCTGACTTCGAAAGCCCAAAACTTCTCAAATTCTCCAAGAACCACCATTATTTCTTCCAAAGATCTTTGAAATTAAAGGGGAGGGGTCATATGCAAATAGAATGTGATTCCAACTAAAACATGTACCAAAATaattcttctttcctcttctacAACGAAGATTTGGCCAGGCAACTGATCCATTAAAGCAAGAACAGACCAGGAAACACTGAATCTCCCGAGAAGCATACTAAGATAACTAGGTCACTATGAAAGGGGCAGTTGGCATACATTCCGACAAATTAACAGCAATGGACGTTCGTTCAAAATATAGACCAAAAAAAGATCGAAGTGTCCTAAAAAAATTTGTAGTTTACACTTCACACGACAGTGAGCCTTCTTTAAATTTGTTCTATTAAACTAGATATCTTCTTACTCCCTCTTGTTGAATCCACCAATTTACGGGATAAGTAAACTATCTTGTGAGAGATTGCCCTTTGAAGGGTTTCATAGCAAGTGAAAGGATGACAGCCCCGAATTTTAACACTGTTTGTGGGATGTGTGGACGATGCTGGGCAAACTACGTTTTCTTCCTGGTGGCCACCCTTGAAAACATCAGCCTGTAAATATCATAACATCTCGTCTgattggatttaaataaatattggatcagattcaggtTTGAATTTAGATGgagtttagttttaaataaacatcttatACATCCAATATCCACAGATTCTGAAAGTTGCAGATATGGTGCAGTTTAGAAGACTGGATTCAGGTTCGAATATGAATCtagaaatcagatttagattggacGGCTTTTGGATTCACACCGATATTGGATAGTATTTTCATTCatatcaaatctaaatttgagttgtgaatatccaaaaaatcgAATATGATAACATTCACTGGAATCTGATCTATTGACAACcctaattacaaaaaaaaaacttaagtcACTAGCTGATTACTCCATACTTTGGCTGGAATCTGATCTATTGACAACCTTGATCACTCTGCctttattaaaaacaaaactgGAAGATATTTAACCCTTctgtttttattaaaagaaaattggaagatatttacagcaaaaaaaaaaaaaaaaaaatcaaatggggGTCATATTTTCTGACCCTGccttcaaaaaaaagaagacagaatGTGTATATGGATTTGGATGAGTCCAGCTCCCTGCTGTACGTCCAGTTAACAAGAGAGAAACCCAGAAAATTATGGAGTGCtaggttcaaaattttaaatttttaaggggcattATATGCAATGAGAAAAATTACTTTAAAATATCAATTTAAAAAGGAGAAGTTTTTTGaggtttgtgtgggcaattgcctacacgtCACCCCTGCCCTTGCAGTTAACGTCTATAGCATGCCAGCCTCTCCTgcaaaaaagtttgttttgcTGGATCCTCCCTTACGTTCCGTTCTTTACATTTCTGCACAATTCTCCATTACTTACTATGAGAATGGTGCCTCCTCCTCGTTGAAA
Proteins encoded in this region:
- the LOC116250799 gene encoding TLC domain-containing protein At5g14285-like, which gives rise to MEILIPVFLGFLLLYTFSYGVIFRRRSNLAVRAESASCVISLAHGTPVAVMAARSLLHHQERLPSSFAAANTPFQNEVLDFSLAYFSTDLLHYVLFHPDDVLFIAHHLATGFVLATCRYLVSHGACAVLGLLLLAEVTSFCQNVWTLARARRGESAFARKLCDLLSPPFYVYYSVVRGIIAPIFTYKMGAFYLSGKADGVIPRWLCWSWMIVVVTAIAVSILWISNLWAELYQKRVSRLKLEACVSDSRSELESVKKVR